In archaeon CG10_big_fil_rev_8_21_14_0_10_43_11, a genomic segment contains:
- a CDS encoding SAM-dependent tRNA/rRNA cytosine-C5 methylase, with product MTARFNSVVRVDTVVFEKEIQQRYTQLYGADVVRSCFIPLKRTLRVNTLRITAHQLRERLEKQRFELSAGMLKDSFVIERERKHLGATLEHLLGYFYIQELTSMIPPRWLNPLPTDVVLDMSAAPGGKTTYLSEIMKNQGTIVAIDTDKRKNEAMLANLERMGTRNVTFFNFDALQIKDLNMTFSKILLDAPCSASGIVMKDKNVARKLTLSYIKKYAEKQKSLLSRAADVLGEGGVITYSTCSIDPLENEGVTDYAQSVLGLTLKRKKQFLPNPNGLVGFYVGELKK from the coding sequence ATAACGGCACGTTTTAATAGCGTGGTGCGCGTGGATACGGTTGTGTTTGAAAAAGAAATCCAGCAACGCTACACCCAATTGTATGGTGCTGATGTGGTGCGCTCATGTTTTATCCCGCTCAAGCGAACCTTGCGCGTGAACACGCTGCGCATCACTGCTCATCAGCTTAGAGAACGTCTTGAAAAACAGCGTTTTGAACTTTCAGCAGGCATGCTCAAAGACAGCTTTGTAATTGAGCGCGAGAGAAAACATCTTGGCGCAACTCTCGAACACTTGCTTGGCTATTTTTACATTCAGGAACTCACATCAATGATTCCGCCTCGCTGGCTTAATCCTCTGCCAACAGATGTGGTGCTTGACATGAGCGCTGCTCCTGGCGGAAAGACAACGTACCTCTCTGAGATTATGAAAAATCAGGGAACTATTGTTGCCATTGATACTGACAAACGAAAAAATGAGGCAATGCTTGCAAACCTTGAGCGCATGGGAACCAGAAATGTAACATTCTTTAATTTTGACGCGCTCCAAATTAAAGATCTTAACATGACTTTTTCTAAAATCCTTCTTGACGCGCCGTGTTCTGCTTCAGGTATTGTGATGAAAGACAAAAACGTTGCACGAAAACTTACACTCTCATACATCAAAAAATATGCTGAAAAACAAAAAAGTCTCCTTTCGCGCGCTGCTGATGTGCTTGGAGAAGGTGGTGTGATAACGTATTCCACTTGCAGTATTGACCCCCTTGAAAATGAAGGCGTTACTGACTATGCACAAAGCGTGCTTGGTCTTACCCTTAAGCGAAAAAAACAATTCCTTCCGAATCCTAATGGACTGGTGGGATTTTATGTAGGTGAGTTGAAAAAATGA
- a CDS encoding phosphoglycerate mutase, translating to MGKLVLVRHGESRWNLTNQFTGWVDVPLSEKGVRQSVRCGKELSPLNMDIAFTSTLERAHETLTLILAYQKRESVFLHQGKQDARARHPVRAKKDEIPVHMHSALNERYYGKLQGLNKDAARKRWGANQVFTWRRSWDTKPPGGESLKDTYKRAVPYFKKTIMPQVQKSKNVLVSAHGNSLRAIIKYLDAIPDEKIPFLEVPLAKPVVYEYKNKMLKHMV from the coding sequence ATGGGAAAATTAGTACTTGTTCGCCACGGCGAGTCTCGCTGGAATTTGACAAACCAATTTACGGGCTGGGTTGATGTTCCACTCAGTGAAAAAGGCGTCCGCCAATCAGTGCGGTGCGGAAAAGAACTTTCCCCATTAAATATGGATATAGCGTTTACATCAACACTTGAGCGCGCGCATGAAACGCTTACGCTTATTCTTGCCTATCAAAAACGTGAGAGCGTGTTTTTGCATCAAGGAAAACAAGACGCACGGGCGCGTCATCCTGTTCGCGCAAAAAAAGATGAGATTCCTGTGCACATGCATTCTGCATTAAATGAACGCTACTATGGCAAACTGCAAGGTTTGAATAAAGATGCTGCTCGAAAAAGATGGGGTGCAAACCAAGTGTTCACATGGCGGAGAAGTTGGGATACCAAACCTCCTGGCGGGGAGTCACTAAAAGACACGTACAAACGCGCAGTTCCCTACTTTAAGAAAACAATCATGCCACAGGTACAAAAGAGTAAAAACGTGTTGGTATCTGCACACGGGAATAGTTTACGTGCTATTATTAAATATCTTGACGCCATTCCTGATGAAAAAATTCCGTTTCTTGAAGTTCCGCTTGCAAAGCCGGTTGTGTATGAGTACAAGAATAAGATGCTCAAACATATGGTGTAA
- a CDS encoding FMN-binding glutamate synthase family protein, translated as MNLDAYTKKHRNNIQSGVYLSDDSDFERLKKSFAGLGNKRWSLELIVSTWYQASQGKPPRDWEYKTGLSRGGFDAIEFAFPYTLEDEVVSQDSIDLSIDLNKRSTGQKISIPLPTYGAGMSYGSVSLATMLSRVKAAKQLGTFSSTGEGGYPEELLPYKEHVITQVATGMFGVTENTIKHSRIVELKYAQGAKPGLGGHLLSPKVTESVAKMRGSVKGVSLYSPFPFHSVYSVEDHKSHLEWIKTINPSAPVSVKVSTPSDIDMVAVGSYYAGANIINLDGAYGATGAAPEIAKKNIAMPLEYAINKTHTYLVKEGVRDEVVLMASGGIRTAYDVAKAIALGADGCVIGSAELIPLACTQCGNCESGRGCQVGIATTDPDLSRLIDNEWGAKRIVNMYDSWKIQWKEILAQLGMKRITELRGRKDLLKKRGVPA; from the coding sequence ATGAACCTTGACGCGTACACAAAAAAACATAGAAACAACATTCAGTCTGGCGTGTACCTTAGTGATGACTCAGATTTTGAGCGTTTAAAAAAAAGTTTTGCAGGCTTAGGCAACAAGAGGTGGAGTCTTGAACTTATAGTAAGCACGTGGTATCAGGCAAGCCAAGGTAAACCCCCTCGAGATTGGGAGTACAAAACAGGACTGTCTCGCGGAGGTTTTGACGCAATTGAATTTGCTTTTCCCTACACACTTGAAGATGAAGTTGTTTCACAGGATTCTATTGATTTGTCTATTGATTTGAACAAACGAAGTACAGGACAAAAGATTAGCATCCCTCTTCCAACCTATGGTGCAGGAATGTCATATGGTTCAGTAAGTCTTGCCACAATGCTTTCGCGCGTTAAAGCAGCAAAACAGCTTGGCACGTTTTCAAGCACGGGTGAAGGAGGATATCCTGAGGAGTTATTACCGTATAAAGAACATGTTATAACACAAGTTGCAACAGGCATGTTTGGCGTGACTGAAAACACGATTAAGCATTCACGCATTGTTGAGTTAAAATATGCCCAGGGCGCAAAGCCAGGTCTTGGTGGTCACTTGCTTTCACCAAAAGTAACAGAGAGCGTTGCAAAAATGCGCGGCTCAGTAAAGGGAGTGAGTTTATACTCACCATTTCCCTTCCACAGTGTGTACTCTGTTGAGGATCATAAGTCTCATCTTGAATGGATTAAAACAATTAATCCGTCCGCGCCGGTGAGCGTAAAAGTTTCCACGCCCTCGGATATTGATATGGTTGCAGTAGGAAGCTATTATGCAGGCGCAAACATCATCAATCTGGATGGCGCGTATGGCGCAACTGGCGCTGCACCTGAAATCGCAAAGAAAAACATTGCCATGCCCTTAGAGTACGCGATTAATAAAACGCATACATATCTTGTAAAAGAAGGTGTGCGAGATGAAGTCGTGCTTATGGCAAGTGGTGGCATAAGAACTGCGTATGATGTTGCAAAAGCGATTGCGCTTGGTGCGGATGGGTGCGTGATTGGCTCAGCTGAACTCATCCCGCTTGCGTGCACGCAGTGTGGAAACTGCGAGAGTGGAAGGGGGTGTCAAGTAGGTATTGCAACAACAGACCCCGACTTATCCCGATTAATTGACAATGAGTGGGGAGCTAAGCGCATTGTCAATATGTATGATTCTTGGAAGATTCAGTGGAAGGAGATTCTTGCACAGCTTGGCATGAAACGCATTACTGAACTTCGCGGGAGAAAAGACCTGCTTAAAAAACGGGGTGTGCCTGCATGA
- a CDS encoding Fic family protein, whose protein sequence is MVFVETIKQNGKQYFYVSKNFRIGKNKWKRIKKYAGKKKPSKDEIKKLAEEIETKAKEKGIIIPESRYAFLSEEQAEVLEDLKTAYSKWWKKLPKETKEKYESDFLVRFTYNSNAIEGNSLSLRDTNLILQENIIPSDITEREYKEVLNGKRAMEFIKEYRGEVNKTFVLKIHKLVTKNILETAGNYRQTNVIIQGSEHRPPNVKEVPNLMKKFFIWYNNNKNNYHPLELAGLVHAKFVRIHPFSDGNGRTARLIMNFTLHKSGYPMFVIKNAERRAYYNTLEQSDSGNNKEFILLLFKNVINQHGNYLHK, encoded by the coding sequence ATGGTTTTCGTAGAAACTATCAAACAAAACGGGAAACAGTACTTTTACGTCTCCAAAAATTTCCGAATAGGTAAAAACAAGTGGAAACGAATTAAAAAATATGCTGGAAAGAAAAAACCTTCAAAAGACGAGATTAAGAAACTGGCAGAAGAGATAGAAACAAAAGCAAAAGAAAAAGGCATCATAATACCGGAATCAAGATATGCCTTTTTATCTGAAGAGCAAGCTGAAGTCCTTGAAGATTTAAAAACAGCTTATTCTAAATGGTGGAAAAAATTACCAAAAGAAACAAAAGAGAAATATGAATCAGATTTCCTAGTAAGATTCACTTACAACTCTAATGCAATAGAAGGAAACTCCCTCTCTTTAAGGGACACAAACCTAATTTTACAGGAAAATATCATCCCCTCAGATATAACAGAACGAGAGTATAAGGAAGTACTAAATGGAAAAAGGGCGATGGAATTCATTAAAGAGTACCGGGGGGAAGTAAACAAAACATTCGTATTAAAAATTCACAAGTTAGTTACTAAAAACATTTTAGAAACAGCAGGAAATTATAGACAAACAAATGTCATAATTCAGGGTTCTGAACATAGGCCTCCAAACGTTAAAGAAGTTCCCAACCTCATGAAAAAATTTTTTATTTGGTACAATAATAATAAGAATAATTATCATCCTTTAGAGCTTGCCGGGCTGGTTCACGCAAAATTTGTGCGCATTCATCCTTTTTCTGATGGAAATGGCAGGACTGCAAGACTGATAATGAATTTTACTCTTCATAAATCAGGTTATCCTATGTTTGTAATTAAAAACGCAGAACGAAGAGCCTATTATAACACTCTTGAACAATCTGATAGTGGCAATAACAAAGAGTTTATACTGTTATTATTCAAAAACGTAATTAACCAACATGGTAATTATTTACATAAATAA
- a CDS encoding glycoside hydrolase family 1 protein, which produces MKRSFPNDFLWGASVSAHQVEGNTKNDWSAWEPLHAKNRARKTGESLENYISSKAADHYSLYENDFDLAKELNFNAFRFSLEWSRIEPQKGHFDRAEIEHYRRYIYALKKRGLKPFMTLWHFTNPLWFSKEGGWASKNATAYFGRYVARVVSEFGKDVTHLITLNEPGVYLFAHLYQGPQHLKNPLSYINTFRNFVAAHKTAYHAIKDYDPSLEVGASLNMSYFEAFENKRFNRVIKRCADTINYASAKSLERELDFIGLNHYTYNIINLQKVPYTPVSDIGWNLYPPSIEHVLCDLKRFNKPIYITEHGLADAADTYRTWFIKETLKHVHNAIKSGVDVQGYFHWSLLDNFEWEAGFHPRFGLIHVDYDTLERRVRPSAYDYAGVCKTNSLDE; this is translated from the coding sequence ATGAAGCGCTCTTTTCCAAACGATTTCTTGTGGGGTGCAAGTGTTTCTGCTCATCAAGTTGAAGGCAACACAAAAAATGACTGGTCAGCATGGGAGCCGCTACACGCGAAAAATCGCGCGCGCAAAACAGGAGAAAGTCTTGAAAACTATATCTCTAGCAAAGCTGCTGACCATTATTCTTTATACGAAAATGATTTTGACCTTGCAAAAGAATTAAACTTCAACGCGTTTCGTTTTTCCTTAGAATGGTCGCGAATTGAGCCTCAAAAAGGACATTTTGACCGTGCTGAAATTGAACATTATAGGCGCTACATATATGCGCTCAAAAAGCGCGGCTTAAAACCGTTCATGACGTTGTGGCACTTTACAAATCCTCTCTGGTTTTCAAAAGAAGGAGGATGGGCTTCAAAGAATGCTACTGCATATTTTGGCCGCTATGTTGCGCGCGTTGTATCCGAGTTTGGCAAGGATGTTACGCACTTGATTACGCTTAATGAACCTGGCGTGTACCTTTTTGCTCATTTATATCAGGGACCTCAACACCTAAAAAATCCACTTTCTTACATAAACACATTTAGAAATTTTGTGGCAGCACACAAAACCGCGTATCATGCTATAAAAGATTATGACCCCTCTCTGGAGGTTGGCGCTTCTCTTAACATGTCTTACTTTGAAGCCTTTGAAAATAAGCGCTTTAACCGGGTTATTAAGCGCTGTGCAGATACAATTAATTATGCATCTGCTAAGAGTCTTGAACGTGAGCTTGACTTTATTGGTTTAAACCATTATACATACAATATTATTAACTTGCAAAAAGTGCCTTACACCCCTGTTTCTGACATTGGATGGAATCTGTATCCCCCTAGTATTGAGCATGTTCTCTGTGATTTGAAACGATTTAACAAACCGATTTATATTACTGAACACGGGCTTGCCGATGCTGCAGATACTTACCGCACATGGTTTATCAAAGAAACGTTAAAACACGTGCATAATGCGATTAAGAGTGGTGTTGATGTTCAAGGTTATTTTCACTGGTCATTGCTTGATAATTTTGAGTGGGAAGCAGGATTTCATCCGCGCTTTGGTTTAATTCATGTTGATTATGACACGCTTGAGCGACGTGTGCGACCAAGTGCGTATGATTATGCAGGCGTATGCAAGACAAATAGTCTTGATGAATAG
- a CDS encoding short-chain dehydrogenase, with translation MVKTVLVTGAKFGIGLGIAEAFAKKKFNVVMVDIDENGVKASASKLKKHYGINVLALKCDVSKHAQVKSVIDSVKRKFGSLDVLVNNAGIYPFKAFAELTEKDWDMVLNVNLKGVFLMSNEASRILNKGGSIVSISSIASIIGYPMLSHYCASKGGINSFTRALALELAPLKIRVNAVAPGAIETPGTKPIMNNDLIKQTIAATPLKRMGKPEDIANAVLFLASKNADYITGHVLVVDGGTTIQ, from the coding sequence ATGGTTAAAACAGTTCTGGTAACCGGCGCAAAATTCGGCATTGGTTTAGGTATTGCAGAAGCATTTGCAAAAAAGAAATTCAACGTTGTTATGGTTGATATTGATGAAAACGGTGTCAAGGCATCTGCAAGTAAGCTCAAAAAGCACTATGGCATTAACGTACTTGCACTCAAATGTGATGTTTCAAAACATGCACAGGTTAAGTCAGTAATTGATTCTGTGAAGCGAAAATTTGGCTCGCTTGACGTACTTGTCAATAACGCCGGAATCTACCCGTTCAAAGCATTTGCTGAATTAACAGAAAAAGACTGGGATATGGTTTTGAATGTAAATCTCAAAGGCGTGTTTCTTATGAGTAACGAAGCATCACGCATTCTTAACAAAGGAGGAAGCATTGTAAGCATTAGCTCAATTGCAAGCATCATTGGCTACCCTATGCTCTCCCATTATTGCGCATCAAAGGGAGGCATCAACAGTTTTACCCGCGCACTTGCGCTTGAACTTGCGCCCTTAAAAATCCGCGTAAACGCGGTTGCACCAGGCGCTATTGAAACACCCGGAACAAAACCAATAATGAATAATGACTTAATTAAACAAACTATTGCTGCAACACCCCTCAAGCGGATGGGCAAGCCTGAAGACATTGCAAATGCTGTTTTGTTTTTGGCTTCAAAAAATGCAGACTACATCACAGGTCACGTGTTAGTTGTGGATGGCGGAACAACTATCCAATAA